The DNA region TTGAAATCTTAAAAATGTCAAGAGTGTTTTACATTTGAGTGTAAAAAAATATCATATAGTTCCGTTCATTAGCATCATAAATATAGCAGTTGTATTATTGAACACATGAAGTAGTATCGGGATAGTTGGATTATTCGAGTAAAGAATAATGACACAGTAAACTATGCTTGTAGATAATTTCGGCAGATTTATCATAAGCTCCGGTAAAGTTAAAGCGTGCATATGCCAAACCATAAACAAAACAGATGATAAGATAACACATATAATTGAAGGAAGTTTGGTCCTCAGTTTATCCACAAGAATGAAACGGAAGATCAATTCCTCGGTTATTGGTCCCAATATGCCTGCAGCAGTTACAAACAAAGGCACTGATACCAGTTTTGCAGCTGAAGAAATGCTGATATCATTCATTCCGTCATAATTAGGATATAGTGCCATAGATGGATAATTGGCCAGGCTAGATAATATCATATCCGTAATATAAGCTCCTATTGACCATATAATACCATTCGTAAAATGTTCTTTCCATTCAGCTACACCTTTTCTGATTTCTTTCCGAAAAAGATATATACCAATAACACCAAGTATGCAATAAGCGATTATCAGACACATTAACGAATAATATCTGTTATGAAAAACCAAAAGACGTATCTTTACAGCAAAAATGAACATTATCATGTATGCTGTCACATAAATTGTTTTTATACTTGCCTTGCTTTTATTTTTGACCATTTTGTTCCTCCTCATAATCAAAATTTGTCAAGAGCTCTTTACATTTTGATTATAGTACGAGTTGCAATAAATGTCAAGAACCTTTTACATTATTTGTGTAAGATTTTCGAATATGCACTTTTTAGTTGGAGTAAATTGTTGATAATAACCGAAATTGCATAAAATAAAGAATTTACTTTTAGATCATCATTGATCCTATGTATTTAACGTGGATTTTATATAGCTGTGTAAGCGTATAACCCTCGCATCATAAAAGCAAACAGCCGGGCAGATAACACCCGGCTGTAACATCATATTCTGGCTTTGATTTCTCCATTTCTCTTTACCCTTGTTGCAATACACGCACAAAATATTGTGCACGAACGAAAAGGGTATTATTTTATCTTTACGATCAAGAACAAATATGCTATAAAACAATCAAAGGAAACACACTGTTACTGATAGAGCGGAGATGAAACCTGTGAGAAGTAAAGATAAGGAACTAATGAAAAAGATTCGAAGTTATGTTGATGAATATGCGCTTGAAAATATTGGCAGAACACCAAGCACCAGAAAAATAGTGAAAAGTTC from Ruminococcus albus AD2013 includes:
- a CDS encoding CPBP family intramembrane glutamic endopeptidase gives rise to the protein MVKNKSKASIKTIYVTAYMIMFIFAVKIRLLVFHNRYYSLMCLIIAYCILGVIGIYLFRKEIRKGVAEWKEHFTNGIIWSIGAYITDMILSSLANYPSMALYPNYDGMNDISISSAAKLVSVPLFVTAAGILGPITEELIFRFILVDKLRTKLPSIICVILSSVLFMVWHMHALTLPELMINLPKLSTSIVYCVIILYSNNPTIPILLHVFNNTTAIFMMLMNGTI